A region from the Corylus avellana chromosome ca7, CavTom2PMs-1.0 genome encodes:
- the LOC132188047 gene encoding protein BRI1-5 ENHANCED 1-like: protein MTCLSSFHLKECKKDISYLTNLPLASKKLQIFHADLNQPDSFDTAIEGCVGVFHLAHPMDDDGGKEREETVTERAMEGMMGILKACLKSTTVKRVIYTSSAATILFNNKGQSVTDENTWSDLDICRNSKLVNPSYLVSKIMTERLALEFAEENGLDLVTLVLPVVVGPFICPTMPSSVSIALAMILGEQDLYAYLIYSYMVHIEDVANALIFLLECPNAKGRYICSSAEITIQQMHEFLSSRYQEFQMPKIDQFKGFASYRFSGLSSMKLLESGFEFKYGVDEMFDGAIQCCKEKGFL, encoded by the exons ATGACATGCTTATCTTCATTTCACTTGAAGG AATGCAAGAAGGACATCAGCTACCTCACAAATCTACCATTGGCATCAAAAAAGCTCCAAATTTTCCATGCCGATCTCAACCAACCCGACAGCTTCGACACGGCCATCGAAGGGTGCGTCGGAGTCTTTCACCTCGCCCATCCCATGGATGACGATGGCGGCAAAGAACGGGAGGAAACTGTGACCGAACGGGCCATGGAAGGAATGATGGGGATCTTAAAGGCATGCCTGAAATCAACGACAGTGAAACGAGTTATTTACACGTCGAGTGCAGCCACAATATTGTTCAACAACAAGGGTCAAAGTGTAACAGATGAAAATACGTGGAGCGACCTTGATATTTGTAGAAATAGCAAGCTTGTAAATCCTTCTTACTTGGTTTCCAAGATCATGACAGAGAGGCTTGCCCTAGAGTTTGCAGAAGAAAATGGATTGGATCTTGTGACATTGGTTCTTCCCGTGGTTGTTGGACCCTTCATTTGTCCAACTATGCCATCCTCAGTGTCCATAGCACTGGCTATGATCTTGG GTGAGCAAGACCTATATGCATATCTTATTTACTCCTATATGGTGCACATAGAGGATGTTGCCAATGCACTTATCTTCCTTCTTGAGTGTCCTAATGCTAAAGGGAGATACATCTGCTCATCAGCCGAAATAACGATTCAACAAATGCATgaatttctttcttcaagatACCAGGAATTTCAAATGCCAAAGATTGa CCAATTCAAAGGGTTTGCAAGTTACAGGTTCTCAGGCCTCTCATCGATGAAGCTCTTGGAGAGTGGGTTCGAGTTTAAGTACGGTGTTGATGAGATGTTTGATGGAGCAATCCAATGCTGCAAAGAAAAGGGCTTTCTTTAG
- the LOC132188580 gene encoding uncharacterized protein LOC132188580, translating to MQRGREGRDDFFHSGDLLGSFRGFGDVRRSHRSMMPSLFGERDPFDDPFFTRPFGSLFDSGSGMFGSTAATSKQDQTSRATGIVIEELTSDGERLNEEDEGTGVEKDNHQKHSQSIKEPSVEHPDDETDETKSKSVVCGNDRNKVEGEHSQASRVGVQTCRVTYGGVNGAYYTSTRTTRAGTDGVMLEETKEADRTTGQAKHRISRGIHDKGHSVTRKLNSDGKMDTLQTLHNLNKDELAGFEEAWKGNAKGNLPGQEDGFHMHGNAGSSSSKQEKAGWGGWALPSVEQLWKAGGTKPDSEARNNFSAGGTKKVVRINIE from the exons ATGCAGAGGGGAAGAGAGGGTCGAGATGACTTCTTCCATTCAGGTGACCTGTTGGGTAGTTTTAGGGGTTTTGGTGATGTTAGAAGATCCCATAGAAGTATGATGCCTAGCCTTTTTGGAGAAAGGGATCCATTTGATGATCCCTTTTTCACTCGCCCATTTGGAAGCTTGTTTGATTCTGGCAGTGGCATGTTTGGTTCAACTGCTGCAACCAGTAAGCAGGATCAGACCAGTAGAGCAACAGGAATAGTAATAGAAGAACTAACCTCTGATGGTGAGAGACTGAATGAGGAAGATGAAGGCACTGGGGTTGAGAAGGATAATCATCAAAAGCATTCTCAGTCAATCAAAGAACCATCTGTTGAGCATCCGGACGATGAAACCGATG AGACGAAGAGCAAGAGTGTGGTTTGTGGGAATGACCGTAACAAGGTTGAAGGGGAACATTCCCAGGCTAGCAGAGTCGGTGTTCAGACTTGTAGAGTCACATATGGTGGTGTTAATGGAGCATATTACACATCTACGAGAACCACAAGGGCTGGCACTGATGGA GTGATGCTTGAGGAGACTAAAGAAGCAGATAGAACAACAGGTCAAGCGAAACATAGAATCTCTAGAGGGATTCATGACAAG GGTCACTCGGTTACAAGGAAGCTCAATTCAGATGGTAAGATGGATACTTTGCAAACTTTACACAATCTAAATAAAG ATGAGCTTGCTGGTTTTGAAGAAGCTTGGAAAGGTAATGCTAAAGGAAATTTGCCGGGCCAGGAAGATGGATTTCATATGCATGGCAATGCAG GTTCTAGTAGCAGTAAACAGGAGAAGGCAGGTTGGGGAGGTTGGGCCCTCCCATCTGTAGAGCAGCTCTGGAAAGCTGGAGGAACGAAACCAGACAGTGAAGCCAGAAACAATTTTTCTGCTGGGGGAACCAAAAAGGTGGTCAGAATCAATATAGAATGA
- the LOC132188691 gene encoding uncharacterized protein LOC132188691 translates to MTWSAENATKAYLCALKMAKIGKEPDVAEFISAIAAGNNAQLMVMICASIAGSTALALVAAAHQTGGRVVCILSSLDELHASKKALGPYANCAEFAVGDARTLLLDDYKGADFVLIDCHINEHKGVFFAAKKSAKHDGALIVGYNALHKGSWWSELNTHFLPIGKGLLVTRIAATNAASSPKRSRWVVKVDKYVHRRGAYLQDHFPTKETN, encoded by the exons atgactTGGTCTGCTGAAAACGCCACAAAAGCGTATCTCTGTGCCCTAAAGATG GCGAAAATAGGTAAAGAGCCAGACGTGGCGGAATTCATATCCGCCATCGCCGCCGGCAACAACGCTCAGCTCATGGTGATGATATGCGCTAGCATCGCCGGATCCACCGCTCTAGCACTAGTAGCAGCCGCCCATCAAACGGGTGGCCGTGTTGTGTGCATTCTAAGCAGCCTTGACGAATTGCATGCCTCCAAGAAAGCTCTAGGCCCCTATGCAAATTGTGCGGAATTTGCTGTGGGGGATGCACGCACCTTATTGTTAGATGACTACAAAGGAGCAGATTTTGTGCTTATTGATTGTCATATCAATGAGCACAAGGGAGTATTCTTCGCAGCGAAAAAGAGTGCAAAGCATGATGGGGCACTTATTGTAGGGTACAATGCCCTCCACAAGGGATCATGGTGGAGTGAATTGAACACACATTTTTTGCCCATTGGAAAGGGGCTTCTGGTGACAAGAATAGCGGCAACAAATGCGGCCAGTAGCCCGAAAAGAAGCCGGTGGGTGGTTAAAGTAGATAAGTACGTGCACCGGAGAGGAGCATATCTTCAGGATCACTTCCCCACAAAGGAAACAAATTGA
- the LOC132188314 gene encoding probable protein S-acyltransferase 14: MHRSGATMAWNVFKFCTALRGLGSIMILLVLGVVGVTYYAVVLTNYGPALYDGGLDSLTALVVLILFHCLLVMLLWSYFSVVLTDPGSVPPNWRPAIDEERGEADPLNALEFSNLPADPVTNQRIRFCRKCNQLKPPRCHHCSVCGRCVLKMDHHCVWVVNCVGALNYKYFLLFLFYTFLETSLVTLSLLPHFIAFFSDGEIPGTPGTLATTFLAFVLNLAFALSVMGFLIMHISLVAANTTTIEAYEKKTTPKWRYDLGRKKNFEQVFGTDNWYWFVPAYSEEDIRRMPALQGLEYPSKPDFDSQEF; encoded by the exons ATGCATAGATCTGGAGCTACGATGGCCTGGAACGTGTTCAAGTTCTGTACCGCACTGCGAGGCCTGGGCTCGATCATGATCCTTCTGGTTCTTGGGGTCGTGGGGGTGACCTACTACGCTGTCGTTTTGACCAATTACGGCCCCGCTTTGTACGACGGTGGCCTCGATTCGCTCACCGCTCTTGTCGTCTTGATCTTGTTCCATTGCTTG TTGGTGATGCTACTGTGGAGTTACTTTTCTGTTGTTTTGACCGATCCGGGTAGTGTACCTCCTAATTGGAGGCCTGCTATCGATGAGGAGAGAGGGGAGGCCGACCCATTGAATGCGTTGGAATTCAGTAACTTGCCTGCAGACCCAGTGACGAATCAAAGGATCCGGTTCTGTCGGAAGTGCAACCAGCTGAAACCACCTCGATGCCATCATTGCTCTGTTT GTGGGCGATGTGTGTTGAAGATGGACCATCACTGTGTTTGGGTTGTTAATTGTGTTGGGGCATTAAATTACAAgtatttccttcttttcttg TTCTACACATTTCTCGAGACAAGTCTTGTAACACTGTCATTACTTCCACATTTTATAGCATTCTTTAGTGATGGAGAAATACCTGGAACTCCTGGCACCCTCGCAACCACTTTTCTTGCCTTTG TCCTGAATCTGGCTTTTGCGTTGAGTGTTATGGGGTTTCTGATAATGCACATATCATTGGTGGCTGCCAACACCACAACAATCGAG GCATATGAGAAGAAAACCACTCCAAAATGGCGCTATGACCTTGGTCGAAAGAAGAATTTTGAACAG GTTTTTGGGACAGACAATTGGTACTGGTTTGTCCCCGCTTATTCGGAAGAGGATATACGACGGATGCCGGCGCTGCAGGGGCTTGAATATCCGTCAAAACCCGACTTTGATTCCCAGGAGTTCTAA
- the LOC132188048 gene encoding carotenoid 9,10(9',10')-cleavage dioxygenase 1-like, with the protein MTTTSTAFQVINCNIDRSPSLSRNFHHFKTSLSSSFKTMVRELRQIPMQIDALRSIKNAYVKILDAFVDSVFEFADRPLLPSHTNFAPVDELEEALLITDIEGNIPDNFQEGVYIRNGSNPLFGGQKSTKSIFGRSSYIWVEGEGMLHALYFTKEGDGSWNVVYNNRYVQTETFKLEKQRNKPSFLPATEGDSPAILSAYLLNTLRYGKVNKEASNTNIFKHSGKLYSIAENDIPQEIDIFTLKTCDNWDVNGSWKRPFTSHPKRAPDTGELVIMGVDAIKPFLEVGVVSADGKKLIHKVDVKLNRCTLCHDIGVTQRYNVILDFPLTINLKRLISGGPLIKYNGEEYARIGIMPRYGDSDSIQWFEVEPCCSLHIFNSFEDDGEVVVWGYRALDSIIPGPDMGVNKFEWFSRRFRPKNSDEKSIDASTEDGLLFSRCYEWRLHMQTGEVRERNLTGTKFSMDFPIINENFIGVKSRYGYTQVVDSTASSTSGLPKYGGLAKLYFEEADTRSSLRKRSCEEELIKVEYHMFEENTFCTGVAFAPKHGGVEEDDGWIITFVHNENSNTSQVYIIDTKKFSCEPVAKIALPCRVPYGFHGAFMTI; encoded by the exons ATGACAACCACATCTACGGCATTTCAAGTGATCAATTGCAACATTGACAGAAGCCCCTCCCTCTCTCGCAATTTTCATCACTTCAAGAcctcactttcttcttctttcaag ACAATGGTGAGAGAATTGCGACAAATTCCGATGCAAATAGATGCTTTAAGAAGCATCAAGAACGCTTATGTGAAAATATTGGACGCCTTTGTTGATTCGGTGTTCGAGTTTGCTGACCGGCCGTTGCTCCCATCTCAC ACTAACTTCGCTCCTGTAGATGAGTTGGAAGAAGCCCTTCTGATAACTGACATTGAAGGAAACATTCCCGACAACTTCCAAGAAGGTGTCTATATCAGAAATG GATCGAACCCCCTTTTTGGGGGACAAAAATCGACCAAGTCCATATTTGGAAGGTCAAGTTACATCTGGGTGGAAGGAGAAGGAATGCTTCATGCTTTGTATTTTACCAAAGAAGGTGATGGAAGCTGGAATGTTGTATACAATAACAGATATGTTCAAACCGAAACATTCAAACTagaaaagcaaagaaataaaCCCTCTTTTCTCCCAGCCACAGAAGGCGATTCCCCTGCTATTTTGTCTGCTTATCTCCTGAATACG TTGAGGTATGGCAAAGTAAACAAGGAAGCAAGCAACACCAACATTTTCAAGCATTCAGGGAAGTTATATTCAATTGCAGAAAATGACATCCCTCAGGAGATTGACATTTTTACACTAAAAACTTGTGACAATTGGGATGTTAATGGATCCTGGAAACGACCTTTTACCAGCCACCCAAAG AGAGCTCCAGATACTGGAGAGTTGGTTATTATGGGGGTGGATGCTATCAAACCTTTTCTTGAAGTGGGAGTGGTTTCTG CCGATGGGAAGAAATTGATTCATAAAGTGGATGTCAAACTGAATAGGTGTACCCTATGCCATGACATAGGGGTAACCCAGAG GTATAATGTGATCTTGGATTTTCCACTGACTATAAACCTAAAAAGACTTATTAGTGGAGGCCC ATTGATAAAGTACAATGGGGAAGAATATGCAAGGATTGGGATTATGCCTCGATATGGTGATTCAGATTCAATCCAGTGGTTTGAGGTGGAACCCTGTTGTTCTTTACATATTTTCAACAGTTTTGAGGATGATGGCGAG GTTGTAGTGTGGGGGTATAGAGCTCTTGATTCAATCATTCCTGGGCCTGATATGGGTGTGAATAAATTTGAGTGGTTTTCCAGAAGATTTAGGCCTAAAAATTCAGATGAAAAAAGTATTGATGCCTCAACAGAAGATGGGTTACTATTTTCTCGTTGTTATGAGTGGAGATTACACATGCAGACTGGAGAAGTTAGGGAGAGAAATCTCACTGGAACCAAATTCTCTATGGATTTTCCTATCATCAACGAAAATTTCATAGGTGTTAAAAGCAGATATGGGTACACCCAAGTTGTTGATTCAACTGCGAGCTCTACCTCTG GCTTGCCTAAATATGGAGGTCTAGCCAAATTATACTTTGAGGAGGCAGACACAAGATCTAGTTTG AGAAAAAGAAGTTGTGAGGAGGAGCTGATCAAGGTGGAATACCATATGTTTGAGGAGAACACCTTCTGCACTGGTGTTGCCTTTGCCCCAAAACATGGAGGtgttgaagaagatgatggcTGGATAATCACGTTTGTTCACAATGAAAATAGCAACACATCCCAA GTTTATATAATTGATACCAAGAAGTTTTCTTGTGAGCCAGTTGCCAAAATTGCATTGCCATGCAGAGTTCCCTATGGATTTCATGGAGCTTTCATGACAATatga